The Capsicum annuum cultivar UCD-10X-F1 chromosome 1, UCD10Xv1.1, whole genome shotgun sequence sequence GTGTGCAATGCTTGTCTGTAGCTAATGATCCAATTCAGCAGCCGGAATCACCTAGTTTGCAATGCTTGTCTGTAGCTGATGATCAAATTCAGCAGCCTGAATCACCTGGTGCGCAATGCTTGTCTGTAGCTAATGATCAAATTCAGCAGCCTGAATCACATAGAGTGCGATGCTTGTCTGTAGCTAATGATCAAATTCAGCAGCCTGAATCACCTGGTATGCAATGCTTGTCTGTAGGTAATGATCAAATCCAGCCGCCTGAATCATCTAGTGTGCAATGCTTGTCTGTGGCTAATAATCAAACCTTGGATACTGCTAGTGTGAGTAGAATCAACTCTCatataacaacaacacatatacTTGGGGTTCACAAGAAGAATTGGTCAGGCAAAGAACAAGAATTTTCTAAAGTAACCTCATGTCTAATGGCTAATGTACAGGGCACCGAATCATCCAATGAGTGTAATACTACAACAAGCTGCCTTCCTACAGAAAAGAGAAGCTTACTTGGAATCCGAAGGCAAAAGAACGGGAGGTATGGTGCTGTGATTACAGACAAGAGAAGCTTACTTGGAATCCGAAGGCAAAAGACCGGGAAGTATGGTGCTGTGATTACAGACAAAATTAGGCATAAGCAAATATGGTTGGGAACTTTTGACACTGTTGAAGAGGCTTCACAAGCTTATTTCTCCAAGAAGTTTGAGTTTGAGAAACTAAGCCAACAGGATAATAAGGACAATAAACCAAAGGAGAATCTTGATCAAATTCAGCAGCCAGAATCACCTGTTATGCAATGCTTGTCTATGGCTATTGATCCGACCTTGGATACTGCTGGTGTGAATAGAATCAACCCTCACGAAACAACACATATCGTTGAGGTTCACAAGAACAATATGTCAGGGAAAGAGCCCGGATCTTCTAAAGAAACCCCATGTCTGATGGCTAGTGTTCATGGAACAGAATCATCTGCTGAATGTAATACTAGTACAAGCTGCAATCCTACAGGCAAGATAAGCTTAGTTGGAGTGCGAAGGCAAAAGAATGGGAGGTATGGCGCTGTCGTTAGAGACAAAATTAGGCGTAAGCAAGTATGGTTGGGCACTTTTGACACTGTTGAAGAGGCTTCACAAGCTTATTTCTCCAAGAAGTCTGAGCttgagaagaagaaattaaaCCAGCAGCGTAACAAAGATAATAGATCAAAGAAGAATGGTGATCGAATTCAGCAGCCTGGATCACCTGTTGTACTGGCGTCCTTGTCTGTGACCGATGTTCAGGCCTTTGATACTGCTAGTGTGGGTATGAGAAATGAAAGAATCGATTTTCACAAAACAACACATATCGTTGGGGTTCACAAGAGCAAGACGGCAGGGAAAGAACCCGAGAGTTCTAAAGAAACCTCATGTCTAATGGATAACGTCCATGACACAGAATCGTATGATGAGGGTAATACTACTACAAGTCGCGATCCTACAGCCAAGAGAAGCTTACGTGGAATTCGAAGGCAGAAGAGCGGGAGATATGGTGCTGTGATTACAGACCGAATTAAGCATAAGAAAGTATGGTTGGGAACTTTTGACACTGTTGAAGAGGCTTCGCAAGCTTATTTGTCCAAGAAGTCTGAGCTTAAGAAATTGGAGCGGCAGAGTGATAAGGAGGATAAACCAAAGAAGAATTGTGATCAAGTTCAGCAGCCTGAATCACATGTTGTGGCATCCTTCCCTGTGGCTAATCATGATCAAACCTTAAATGCTGCTAGAGTGGATAGAAGATATAAAAGATTTGATCCCCATGAAACAGAAACACGATACTTTAGGGTTCACAAGAGAAAGGGTTCAGGTAAGTACACAACTGAGATTAGAAACCCAATCagtaagaaaagaatttggcTGGGGACTTTTAACACTGCTGAAGAGGCTTCCCGGGTTTATCAATCTAACAAGCTCGAGTTTCAAAAACTAGTCCATGCAAAGCGGCAATGTAGTAATGAACAAACTTTTTCTAAGCAAGATGGGAAATCAGAGAAATTAGTCAATATCAAGCAAGGACATGAAAATGTAGATAGTGAACTCGAATCAGCTGGTGGATCAGAAATTGTTGTTCAGgtctcaaattcatcaaatggaggAACCGAACAaaggattcattctcatgaaatagGCACTTGTGAAGAAGCTTTCTATGATTATCTGTCTAACAAATTCGATCTTCAGATCTCAAACAAGGTTGAGCTGCAAAGCAATATGCCAACTGATTCTAGTGCAAGGGAGGAGAAGCAAGAAGGTCAAGAGGATGACGAAGATTTATGGATGGGAGAATGGGTGCAACTTCCAGGTAATAGGGCAGTCAAATTTTCCCTGAAACTTGGCTTACCAATCATCGATAACTATGGATCTCTTTTAGGCGAATTCAGCACATTGGATGATCTCAGTATTTGTAAAACTGAGGATGGAAATGAAACATAACTCCGTTTTGCCTAGCTTAAAGTTTGGAAGTTTGTAAATCACAAGAAGATTTTGGGATAGTAGTAATATGTAAGCTTCTTGCAATTGTTGCTCTTAGTCGATATGATACTGATATGTGGTTATCTGCATAAAAGCTAACGACATGCTATCCTTTTCTGTATTTGTTTCAGCTGTTTTTCTATAAACTTATTTACTACAAAAAATTGGTAGAGAAGTTCATTGTATCTGCTTCCTTTCGACTACAACGTTATAAAGATTGTAGTCAAAAGGCAATACAACATTATACCCAGTGTAATCTCACAAAACGGGATCCATGTTAAGACTTTAGTCAGAAGGCAATATGTTAAGACTTGTTCTAGATGTTTCAAATTATCTTCTAGACCACCCATATATAAGCTCCTATCTAAGATGGTGGtatgtaattttgaaaaaattgataaCTACATACTGACAGGGAAGTCTCCTTTGTTTGGTTCAAAAAGTACATGAAAAGTATgaataaaaaatggaggaaaaatggtgGAGAGAAGGGAGACATTAATTTAGAAAGCGTACTCtcaaattgaaaagttcactctttctcctacattggtggaagaagagaacttgtgagtgtttaaaataaggaacacttactccacatggtaagtgaggcaagaaataagagatgactcgcgccgtcgtcgtcgctcggcttcagatttttcaaatgattgatgagatttatttttttagacaaagtttatttgacagaaattcagTTCAAAAATACCAAAGGAAGAAACGCAACTTTTTTCTGTGTTTTAATACTCTATTTATATTCATGCATGTAGATTCCGAAACAGTGCAGTGCTGAAacgaagggatgcaacccttcaacgaaatgacacactgattcataaAATGGTATGCCTGTTCGGAAAAGACACATTCCTTGGACGAACAGACATGGTTTTTCCAGAAAgatcacaccttttaagtgaaccattgccacttttcagaagaggtaCATGttgactatataaacctgctgctttcatccacaggtttaggtatgaattttctgaaatacaaactctcttcttgtcttgaaaaactTTCTGTGTCATCTATCaaaccgttgagtgagttcgctgaatccaacaatttgaggtaccgctattgtttggattgaaggctattttatcctgggaggaagattccaaaacctcgggtactgtgaggggaattattccttaaggacactccgtgaattcggaggacttggtcttaagttctgtttcatctcttttctgaatcttaacacacttcttagatagattattcgtaatctagtgttgaaggtatTACAAAATTTCATAAGTGTTTttgtcttggacttgaactagtgttaAAGTTTGTATTTCTTATATACGGACTCTTATACCCGAATACATAAGAGATAACATCCTTCCGGAGGTTTTCGCCATCAATAGTTGGCAGCTTCAATCCAACCTGGACACTACTGATTACATCTTTATAAGTAAGGTCGATATTGATATTAAAATCTCACGTATTGTTTTGTTAATGATGGTTGATTGCGATGATCGTAAATGATAGATAGTGATGGTGATGACTTGATTTGCTGATTGACATAGTGATGGTTGAGTATGGTGCTTATTAGTAGCAGGATTTATTAGTCAATAATGGTGGTCAGATAACATTGTAATTGTTGCTGGCAAAGAGCTGAGCCGGGTCGACGCAGCTTGTCTCGAAAAAAAAGCTCGGGTTAGCTAAGCTCAATCAAGCCTCGATtcggctcaatttaaaaaataatattctttaaacaAGCTCAGTTACCAAGTACATGAAAACTTTAGCTTaaaatattatgttaaatttaacaattatataattACAAATGCaagtaaattattattaatatttattcaaATGTAAGTAAATTTTAAGTTAAGCCTACTATCATCGAATcaactttattaatttttcaatcatgaaaatcaaatcaaactaaataTGATATATTTCTTTTGTAAGTACactataaagttttaaaatatagtaGTATTATTGAGTAAAAATATTGCACCATTTAAAACAATATAGTAATAACTAAAAATATTGCACCATTTAAAACAATACAGTAATAACTAATACTCCCTACATCttaaattatccgtcccaaattttctaatttgatttcctatttatttgtcctttttcattaatcaagaaaaaatatttttttttttcatgttttactctttgcattaattattttttcttcaaattaaaatataaacatcatttaataagaaCACTATGATAAattagccatgttattaattatttttcttatttaatgtaTCATGTCAatttggaacggagggagtagaaAAGAGTCAGTTCCGTTTAGGTCGGACTTGATCAAAATGTAGAAAATGTCGTTGAGCTTGGCTAGACTCACTCGGCTTGATGCCCCGGCCTAATAGTAATTGGTACCCTCAATTTTATATGTAGCAATTAAACAATTTTATACGTAGCAATTAAAATACTATCAAACCTGATATTAGTTACGTTAATCTTAATACATCAATATTTATTCCGTAACCCGTGACCTCTTAAAATATAACCTTAATGATATTATAACgttattataaaatttaatcaTTCACATTTATTTTAATCATTAAGTGAttataaagtatatatatacaaaaagaaaaacacttaatatttaaatttggattttaaaaattacttgataataaaaatctaaataacATTGATCCACACTTCCATTAAATTGCAGAGTAACAAAtccaaatcccttttattattatgatctaaaaaaaaaaatcctttcatGACTTGTTTGGATGCAACCAAAATCAATGTGTCAAaacatttaagaaaaatatttattacaaaaACACCCACAACTATTTTTGAATAGTTTGAATGTCACCATGTAGTTTCCATTTCAAACAATTTCACTCACCTTCAACCCAAATTTAATAATCCCAAATTTTCTTAAAGTTCAATTGGAAATTATACTACAGTTGATCCATTCCATATAGTCAATGAAGTGTAAATCTATCGCATGTATATGGTCCGGTTCACCGCCGGTTCACAAAGTCACCGCCGTCGCCGCACTGAATAACCCTCCGACTATTTATACCGGCGGTTCCGATGGCTCCATCATCTGGTGGAATCTCATTTCTAAGGTAAATTCACTTTCTCCTCCTCTAAATACCTCAAATCTCTTCTTCTTCCTATCTGTTTTTACTCAGAGGTGCGCGAAAACTGGCCTGGACAAGTTGAAATGTAGCATTGTTGAAATCTATTATCCACGTTTCTGTTAAATTACGATGTCGTATTGTGGATTTAGTTGAGGTGCGCGAAAGCTGGTTCGGAAAAAAACGTAGAAGCTGAAATGTATCATTGTTGAAATCTATTGGTCTCGTTT is a genomic window containing:
- the LOC107864432 gene encoding uncharacterized protein LOC107864432, coding for METDEQGLLADENEEETSCKKQKITQIVVDKVKFTIPLEHTNHKAQTTSVATERSKETDSKMALFGNEWQNMGTFLGSEEFKGFSSNMHKFQGKETSCIMSNVHGIESFGECNTSISSGKGKISLIGIRRQKTGRYGAVIRDTIRRKQVWLGTFDTVEEASQAYFNKKLELENEKLNQQGNKEDRPEENCDQIQQPESPVVQCLSMANDQTSDTACVNRINSHETTRIVEVHKNKMSGEEPGSSKETTCGMASVRGTESSVECNTSTSCNSKGEISLIGVRRQKNGRYGAVIRDTIRRKQVWLGTFDTVEEASLAYFSKKLELENENLNQQGNKESKSKENIDQIQQPESPSVQCLSVGNDQIQPPESPSVQCLSVANDPIQQPESPSLQCLSVADDQIQQPESPGAQCLSVANDQIQQPESHRVRCLSVANDQIQQPESPGMQCLSVGNDQIQPPESSSVQCLSVANNQTLDTASGTESSNECNTTTSCLPTEKRSLLGIRRQKNGRYGAVITDKRSLLGIRRQKTGKYGAVITDKIRHKQIWLGTFDTVEEASQAYFSKKFEFEKLSQQDNKDNKPKENLDQIQQPESPVMQCLSMAIDPTLDTAGVNRINPHETTHIVEVHKNNMSGKEPGSSKETPCLMASVHGTESSAECNTSTSCNPTGKISLVGVRRQKNGRYGAVVRDKIRRKQVWLGTFDTVEEASQAYFSKKSELEKKKLNQQRNKDNRSKKNGDRIQQPGSPVVLASLSVTDVQAFDTASVGMRNERIDFHKTTHIVGVHKSKTAGKEPESSKETSCLMDNVHDTESYDEGNTTTSRDPTAKRSLRGIRRQKSGRYGAVITDRIKHKKVWLGTFDTVEEASQAYLSKKSELKKLERQSDKEDKPKKNCDQVQQPESHVVASFPVANHDQTLNAARVDRRYKRFDPHETETRYFRVHKRKGSGKYTTEIRNPISKKRIWLGTFNTAEEASRVYQSNKLEFQKLVHAKRQCSNEQTFSKQDGKSEKLVNIKQGHENVDSELESAGGSEIVVQVSNSSNGGTEQRIHSHEIGTCEEAFYDYLSNKFDLQISNKVELQSNMPTDSSAREEKQEGQEDDEDLWMGEWVQLPGNRAVKFSLKLGLPIIDNYGSLLGEFSTLDDLSICKTEDGNET